The DNA window TGGAACTGCCGATCGACGCGCAGATCAAGGCCGACGAGGCGCGCCGCGAGCGCGAGCGCCAGGCGAAGGCCGAGGCCGAGGCGGTCCGCCTTGCCGCCATCCAGGACCGCCTGGAGGGCATCCGCGAGGGCCTGCAGGACGCCATGATGGCGAAGACCGCCGCCGACGTGCAGCGTGAGATCGACCACCGCATCCAGAACTTCGGCCAGCCGAAGCGCGAACAGTTCGAGGAGTTCTACGACCAGGCTGTCGCCTTGTGGGAGCAGACCCTGGCCGGTATGCGCCGCGTGCTCGTGCAGCGCCAGGAGCAGGAGGTCGAAGCGGCCCGCGTCGCGGCCGAGCGCGCGGAACTGGAGCGCCTGCGCGCCGAGGCCGCCGCCCGCGAGCAGGCCGAGCGCGAGCGCATCGCCGCTGAGCAGCGCGCCGAGGCCGAGAAGCTGGCCAAGGCCCGGGCTGAGATCGAGGCCCGCGAGCGCGCCTTGCGCGAGGAGCAGGCCCGACTGGATGCTGTCGCCGCTGCGGAGCGCAAGCGTCTCGACGACGAGGCTGCTGCCCGCCGGGCTGAGGCCGATCGCCAGGCACGTGCGGCTCGCGAGGCCGAGGAACAGCGCCTGGCCGCCGAGCGCGCCGAGCTGCAGCGCCAGCAGGCCGAGGAAGCCGCCCGGATAGCCGCCCAGCGCGCAGAAGCGGAGCGGGCCGAGGCTGAGGCTGCCGCGACCCGCCGGCGCGAGCAGGAAGCCGCGGAGGCGGCCGAGCGTCAGGTGCGCGACGCGGCGCCGCTGCTGCTGAAGTCGATGCAGGCCATCGTCGCCACGTTCGACGCGCTGCCCGAGGCGACGCGCGACGCGCTGGACAGGCTGCTGGCGCTGGCCATCGTCAATGGCCGCATGGCCATCGCTGTCGCGACCGAGAAGGACGGCGCGCCGCTCGAAGGCGGCCCGTTCGCCGACGAAGACATCCCCTACTGATTCCCCACCACGCCGGCCTTGTCTCGGCATCCCAGGAGAACCACCCCATGACCACCGCCACCGAAGCCGTCGATCGCGCCACGGGCGAGATCACGACCACCACGCACGCCGAGGCACAAGCACTGCCCAACGGCCAGGCTGAGCTGCAGCGCCTGCTGGAACGACAGCCCTTCAGCGTGCGCGACATGCTGACCCACGACACGCTCGACAAGGTGATGCGGCTTGCCGAGGTGATGGCCTCCAGCCGCATCACCGTCCCGAAGCACCTGCAGGGCAACGTCGGCGACTGCGCTGCCATCATCGGCCAGGCCATGCGCTGGGGCATGGACCACAACGCGGTGGCGCAGAAGACGCACCTGGTGAACGGCGCGCTCGGCTACGAGGCGCAACTCATCATCGCGGCACTGAACAACTCGCCGCTGCTGGCGACCCGGCTGGACTTCGAGTGGTTCGGCGACTGGACCAGCGTCAACGGGAAGGAAGACCGCAGCGCCGATCGCGGCGTGCGCGTGTTCGCCACCCTTCGCGGCGAGCGCGAACCGCGCGTGCTGGAGGTCAGCATGGCCCAGGTCGGGCCGGTGCGCAATTCGCCGAACTGGGTAGCCGACCCGCGCCAGCAGATTGCCTACCTGGCCGCGAAGCGCTGGGGCCGCCTGCACGCGCCAGACGTGATCCTCGGCGTCTACACGCCCGACGAGATCGAGGAGATGGTGCCGGCCAGCGCCGCCGGCCCGCACGCGCTGCCGCGCAATGCGCCGCCTGCCACCGTGGCCAAGGCCGCCGCGGAACAGACCCGCCCGGAGCGCACGCCCGCGCACGTCAAGATCATCGAGACGCTGGAGCACACCGCCTTCAAGGAAGGCACCGAGGGCTTCCGCGTGGCCTGGGAGGCGCTGTCGAAGGGCGACCGGGCCGCCATCGGCATCGAAGAGCGCGACCGCATCAAGGCCATCGGCGCCGAGACGGACGAGCGAGTCGCCAAGGGTGTCGCGCCGTGACCATCGAGCAGCGGACCGCCGAGTGGTTCGCCGCCAGGGCCGGCCGGATCACGGCCAGCCGGTTCGGCGACGTGATCTCGCGCACGCGCACCGGCCAGCCGACGTCGGAGCGCAAGCGCTATCTCGCCGAGCTGGTCTTCGAGCGCACGGCGCAGGCTGCCCGGCACGAGATCAGCAGCCGGTCGCTGACGTGGGGTCAGGAGGTCGAGCCGTTCCAGAAGGAGGCCTTCGAGCTGGAGACCGGCCTGGTCGTGATGCCCGGCGGCTTCCACGTGCACCCGCGGTACCCGTTCATCGCGGCGAGCCCGGACGGCCTGATCGGCGCCGATGGCGGCCTGGAAATGAAATCGCCGCACTCGGAGGCGGTGCATGTGCAGACGCTGCTCGAAGGCATGCCGCTGGAGCACATGCCCCAGGTCCAGGGCGGCATGGCCTGCACCGGCCGGAGCTACTGGTACTTCAGCAGCTACGACCCACGCCAGGCGCCACACCTGCGCCTCTACGTCCAGCGCATCCCCCGGGATGACGCGTACATCGCGCGCTTGATCGCCGAGCTGCAGGCCTTCGAGGCCGAGGTGGCCGAGGCCGTCGCGCGCCTGGAAAGGAAAGCAGCATGACCACCGCCCTCCGCGACGCCCTCCAGCTGCGCCGCCCCAACGTGATGCGCCAGCGCCGCGCCGAGGCCCTGGCCAGGCGCCCGGCCGGCCAGGAGCGCCAGTGCGCTGCCTGCACGTTCAAGCGCG is part of the Candidatus Limnocylindrales bacterium genome and encodes:
- a CDS encoding RecT family recombinase, translated to MTTATEAVDRATGEITTTTHAEAQALPNGQAELQRLLERQPFSVRDMLTHDTLDKVMRLAEVMASSRITVPKHLQGNVGDCAAIIGQAMRWGMDHNAVAQKTHLVNGALGYEAQLIIAALNNSPLLATRLDFEWFGDWTSVNGKEDRSADRGVRVFATLRGEREPRVLEVSMAQVGPVRNSPNWVADPRQQIAYLAAKRWGRLHAPDVILGVYTPDEIEEMVPASAAGPHALPRNAPPATVAKAAAEQTRPERTPAHVKIIETLEHTAFKEGTEGFRVAWEALSKGDRAAIGIEERDRIKAIGAETDERVAKGVAP
- a CDS encoding YqaJ viral recombinase family protein, which encodes MTIEQRTAEWFAARAGRITASRFGDVISRTRTGQPTSERKRYLAELVFERTAQAARHEISSRSLTWGQEVEPFQKEAFELETGLVVMPGGFHVHPRYPFIAASPDGLIGADGGLEMKSPHSEAVHVQTLLEGMPLEHMPQVQGGMACTGRSYWYFSSYDPRQAPHLRLYVQRIPRDDAYIARLIAELQAFEAEVAEAVARLERKAA